Part of the Leptospira yasudae genome is shown below.
TGATCGACGAAGAAAAGAGGGAAATCTCGAGAGAAAACGTTCTTCTCAAACGCGAATTGAAGAATAAATACAAGTTCGGTTCGTTGATCGGTAAATCCAAACCGATGGAAAAACTTTTCGAGATGATTCATCTGGTTTCCGATTCCCGTGCTTCTGTTTTAATCACGGGAGAATCCGGTACCGGTAAGGAGATGATCGCGTCCGCGATTCATTACAATTCTTCCCGCGCCGATAAGCCGTTTATCAAGATCAACTGCGCTGCGATTCCGGAGAACTTACTGGAAAGCGAACTTTTCGGTCACAAGAAAGGTTCCTTTACCGGAGCCGTTGCCGACAAAAAAGGAAAGTTCGAGATGGCCGATACGGGAACGATCTTTCTGGACGAGATCGGTGAGATGGATCTGAATCTTCAGTCCAAGCTTTTGCGGGTTCTTCAGGAAAAGGAAATCGAAGCGGTGGGTTCCGTTAAACCGAAGAAGATCGACGTAAGAATTATCGCCGCTACGAATGCGAATTTGGAAGAGTTGATCACCGAGAAAAAATTCAGACCGGATCTTTTTTACAGACTCAATGTAGTCAATATGGTGACTCCGCCTCTTCGTGAAAGGGCCGATGATATTCCTCTTTTGATCAATCACTTCATCGCGAAATATGCGGAAGAGAACGGTAAAAAGATCACCGGAATCACGAGAGAAGCGCATAAACTTTTGATGAACTACAGTTGGCCGGGTAACGTTCGGGAACTGGAAAACGTGATCGAACGTGCGGTGGTTCTTTCTCAATTGGAGATGCTCGACATTCAGGACTTTTCCGAAATCAATGGACGACTTCTTTACGGTGACGAGGAATTCGATCCTGAATCGGGCGATTCCGAAACGTCGGTCGAAATCGCGAACTCACGATTCTCTTCTTCGCATTTGGACGCTTTGGACGGAAGAGCGATCGAAGTCGTGGTTGGGGAAGTGGAAGCACGTTTGATCAAATACGCGATGAAGAAGTTCAAATATACGAAAACCAGAGTGGCAAAGTTTTTGGGAATCAACCGAAATACTTTGGATAAGAAGATCAAGGATCTGAAGATCGATTATTGAACCTTCGTTAAAAACCGTCGAGTTCCGACAAGAAGACAAGATTCTGGGCGACTTCCGGGGATTTTCTGTTATAGGAAAATTTGTTCGAATATTTCCCACGAAGCCCGCCACCACCACCCAATTCGGGTGGGGGCCGCCTTTGTTTTACGGAAGATTTGTCGGAGCTTTGATAGGTTTATGTCGCTCTGCTCTACCTTTCTTCTACGACAAAAAATAAGTATGAAATTCTTCAAAAACGTCTAAGAATAGTATTTCGGTCCATGGAATGCAGCTCGAACCAGATCGAATTTTCGACATTCTTCCTTTCCATTTTTTGATCGATCGAAGATCGTTTTCAAAATACTTTTTTCTAAAAAATATAAACCCGATTAGGTGAACTAGATGATCGAAACTGCGGATAAAAAACAAACTCTCAATACTCACAACTTTTACAAATATCTTCCTGCGCTGTCTTCCTTTCAGGAAATCATAGAACCTTCGAATTATTTCACCGTTCCCGACGATTGGAATCTTGTGATCACCGATGTCGTGAATTCCACCGATGCGATCCGCAACGGAAACTACAAGGACGTAAACATTGCGGGCGGCGTTACGGCAATGGCGGTTTCGAATCTGATGGGGGATATGGATTATCCGTTTTTATTCGGAGGGGACGGAATGACTCTTCTTCTTCCGGATAGCGTTCTTCCGGGGGTAAAAGATATTCTTTTTTCGATCCGTGAGTTGGTTAAAAACAATTTCGGATTAAAACTCAGAGCCGGAATCGTAAACGTAGGCGAGTTAAAAAGAAACGGAAAAGAATTAAAACTTTGTAAACTAAAGATCTCCGATTTTTACAATCAGGCGATCTTGACCGGAAACGCATTGGAAGCCGCCGAACGTTTCGTAAAGAACGACGATTCCACGAATCCTTATATCATTCCTCTCGGTCATAAAACGAAAATCAAACCGGACTTTACGGGTTTCACATGCCGTTGGCAGGATATTCCTAGCCACAGAGGGGAAACGGTTTCCTTCATCATTAAAACGAATTCACCCACGGTTGCGGGCGATCAGGAATTGTTGAAAATCATATTAGATAAAATAAATGTTCTTTTGGGGAACGACTCGGAGATTCATCCTTTAAAGGAAGAGGACATCAAGGTGGACTTTTCCGGAAAGTATTTTGATAAGGAAGCGACGGTTCACGCCGGAAACCGGAAAGGCTTTTTCCATTTCTTAAGAATGCTGAAGATTAAGATCGAAGGATTTGCGGTGAACCTCGCTATCAACACGCAATGGAAGTTCGGTCCGAAAGTCAACGGAATGGAACTAAGAGAATTAAGAAAATCGCAAGTGATTGCGTCCGATTTCCGCAAATACGACGGAACCTTGAAGATGGTGGTCGCATGCGATTCGAATTCCAGAGAATTATTTTTGAAATTTTTGGAAGATCTGCATCGGGAAGGAAAACTATTCTACGGGTTTCACGTTTCGGATCGTGCATTGATGACCTGCGCTTTACACGAAGGATCGGTTCGAGAAGTGCATTTCGTAGATTCGGCGGACGGAGGTTACGCTCTTGCCGCCGTTCAACTCAAAGAGCAGATCAAAAATTCAAGAAGCTGATCCGAGTTTGATCGTCCAGTTATCGTCGAAGAGTTTGTAATTGCAGGTCAGCTCTTCTCCTTTGAGAATCAATCGAGTCGCGCTGTCCTGTCCCATCGGGTTCGTTTCATCGCCCGTAAAATCCTCTTTCGTATTCGGATCGTCGCTGTGGTTCATAAACTTCGAATTATCGGAACAATAATACCAATTGCCGTTCGTTTGATACGAATACGTGCGGAACATTTCTTGAACGGAAGGAGGAAGAGAATTCAGCTCTTGATCGGTTAGAACCCAGACCGTCTTCGGATGATATTTCCAAATCAATTCTCCTTTTTGAATATCACGTCCGGCAAAGAGACCGAAGCCTCCGATCGGAGAATTGTCGATGTATGTGGGAACTAAGAGCATTGGAAAGAATGTAAATTAGCCGGGAAAAAAATTGCAAGTAAGAAACGAAATTCCTTAGAGAACCATCGCTTGTTGTTCCGGCTCGGGAACGGAAAATCTTTCCAGCTTACCGTTGCGCATTTGAAAGACTTGATCCGCTTCTCGAATCGTGGAAAGTCTGTGCGTAACGGAAATCACGGTTCTTCCCTCGCGCAACAGCGAAAGAGTTTTCATGATTCTCGCTTCGGTGACCGGATCCAAGGAGGAAGTAGCTTCATCCAAAAGAAGAATCTGCGGATTTCTAAGGAACGCCCTTGCGATCGCGATTCTTTGTCTTTCTCCGCCGGAAAGCTTGGTGCCGCGATCACCCGCGTTCGTTTCGTAACCCATCGGCAGGGAAAGAATCATCTCATGGATCTCCGCCCGTTTGGCGGCTTCGATCACTTCTTCCAATGTCGCGCTCGGTTTACCGATACGGATGTTCTCGAAGATGGTCGTATTAAAAAGAAACGTTTCTTGGAACACGACTCCCACAAGCGATCGAACCGAACTTCTGGACAAAGAATTCAAATCCGTTCCGTCGAACAAAATTCTTCCTTCATTCGGCTGGACCATTCCCAAAAGAAGTTTGATGAACGTGCTCTTTCCCACGCCGGAACCGCCCACGATTGCGGTATAACTTCCCTTCGGAATCGTAAGAGAAATATCGCTTAAATTCTTAGAGCGTCCTTTGTAACGGAAATGAACATTCTCGAAATGGATCGCTTCCTTCAATTCGGGAATCGAAGATTCTTCCGGGTCGGATTCGAATACGGGAGCGCGCAGCAATTCTAAGATTCGTTTTGCCGAACCGCTCGCGTGGTTCAACGCGGGAAGATATTGCGAAAGATACAATAAAGAATAACTCAAATTCAGGAAAGGCGGTAAAAACGCAGCCAAGGTCCCGATGCTAAGCGCATTATGATATGCGAATGTTGTTCCCACGAGCAACAGAATTCCCTGTAGCAAAAGAATTCCCGAACCGGCGGATCGTTCCAAATACGAATTCGTCAAACCGAGTCGCAAAGAAACTTGAAATAACTTCTCGCAGTTGTTCTTAAACCGAGTGAAGAAATAATCCCCGAGGTCGTATGCGCGGATCAGGTTTTGCGCGGAGATGGATTCTTCCACCAAACTGAGTACTTGCGCTTCTTCTAATTTTCTAGTGTAGCTGATCTCGGTCGATTTTCTGGATAAGAATCCGGGACCTAAAAAGCTGATCGGCCAAATCAACAACGCAATGAGCGCCAACTTCCAATCCAAAAGAAAAAGAAGAATGGTTCCGAAGATCGCTTCCAGCAAAGGCCCGAGTCCCCAAGGTATAAACGCAAGAAGCGCGTGTTCCAAAGAGGCAAGGTCGTTGAAAAATCGGGAAAGAATATCTCCCAGTTTATTATTCGAGAAAAAATCCAAACTCAACCGATCCAAATGTTCGTACATCTGTAAACGAAGGTCTTGGATGATTCTCGCGGAAGCCCAGTTATAAAGATAATCGCGTACGGTTCCGAGAATAGCGAAGGTGATCGTTCCGATCGCGAGATATGCGCCGATCCAATAGAGTGCGCTTTGATTTCGATTGATCAGAGCTTCGTCGATCAGATATTTAAAACTGAAAGGGATACTCGCATAAAATCCGATTTCGAAACAAAGAAGTCCGATGATAACGAAAATTCTTCCCTTGTACTTCTTAACAAAACGGAATAGACCGAATATGAGAAGGCCCGGAGCGCCTTCCGTTTCCGAACTAGGTTTTTCCTTTTTCGGATTCGGAGCCTTCCATTTTTTAGCCGAGCCCTTCTCCTTTTCCAGGGGCAAAGGATCGGACTTTTGGATCAGTTCCGGGTTGTACTCGAGGGGTCTTTTCATACCGTTCGGGAAAATTATTGTCCTTTTATTTTCGGCAAATATCTTTCATTTCCACTCTACTTTGACTGTTTTTCCCGGAAATTCCGAGGCAAGAATTTTTCGTAAGTAAGGAGACAGAATGTCCCCGGAAAAGAGTCGTTTTTTTTGAAACAGGCAATTATCTTTGTAACTAGGTCGAAAGAATGGTTCATTTTCACTATAAAGAGAACGACGGGCTTTACACGGTTACTTTGAAAACGTCCGAAACGGCTCCCGGTACTCTTCACAAAATGGTGAAAACGATGTTCTTCATGGGATGGGAAATCGTTTCGGGGGATATCGAGACGATCGAAGAAAACGGTCAACTTTTCAGTTACGACGTTTTTACGTTAAAGTCGGACGAAACCGATTCTAAAATTAAGGCTTCCAAACTGGGGATTTTGATGTCCTCGGTTTTTACGGAAGATTCCGCTTTGGAAGAAATCATTCATCATTCGAGCGAGATCGATCTTAGAAATACGTATCATCTCAGCGCGGATTCTAAACTGGAATTTGAAGATATCGAATCCGGAACGAAAACGAAATTCACGCTCGAAGCTCCGGACCGGAAAGGCCTTCTCTATTTTGTGACCGGAGTTCTCAAAGAAAACGGAATTAACATTCATTCCGCAACAATTCGGACGGATCGTACCGGAAATCGTGCGTTGGACACGTTTATACTAACGGATGCAAAAGGAGCCGGCTTTGCCGGTTCTTCTTTGGAAGATCGCATAAGCAGAAATATACTCGAAATCAGTTTGAATTCTTCCTGGAAATAAACTTAGGAAAATAATTTTTTCGTCTCAACTATAAAATATTCGGTGCAAACTGTCCATTCTCGCCTTTTAATGGATTAAGAATGGAATTCTTGAGCGGGTATTTCACTCTACGTTAGTTAACATTCAAAACTTACAAACCAAATTCCCTAATATACGACTATTCTCATGGATGCTCAAAAAGACTTACAGAAATTCGACTTCACGGAAGAAATCATTCAGCACTTTAAAATCAACAGCGTCATCCCGGTTGATTTTTACAATAAGAACGGCCAGATCCTAATTCATAAAAAAGAAAGCGCCAACGGCGAAGACATTACGAAATTATTAAAGTTCGAAAGCCAGGGGATTTACTTCCTCAAATCGGAATTCGAAAAAATTTCGGGCGGGAAACAAAACGCGGGTCCGAATTCGGTCAACGGGCGCGAGGTTAGTTTTGCGAAACTCGTAAACTCGGAATTGACCGTTGATCTTGCAAAGAACGCTTCGACCTTCCTATCCGAATTGAAGAAGTTTCCTTTAAACGGAAGTCAAGTCCGCCATCTCAACAAATCCATCGACGGTATATTAGAGGATTTTAAATCGACTCCCGATATGGAAAACGGACTGGTCAACATCATCGAAGTCATGAGCAGCGCTGGCGTTCCTATGGATTCCGAGATGCTCACCAAACGTACGGTGATTTCCATGGCGATGAAAGTACGAGCGGGAAAGGCTTTTACCAAAGTCGATATGGAACAGAAAAAGATGGATCAGATGAATCTGATGATGTCGTCCTATCTTGCCGATATCGGTTATACGCAGATGAAGATCCCGGTTCAGAAGGATCTTAAAACGGAAGAATTCGAATACATCAAAAACCATCCGATCATCAGCTATTTAATGGTCGCGAATCTTCCGGATTTGGACGACAACATCAAGACTCTCGTTCTAAACCACCATCGACCGCATAAAGGCGAGGGAATGAACAATAACTATCCTCAGCCGAAGACTCTCGTTCAAAAACTCAACGTTTATAAGGACAAATACAAGGACGATCCGAAGAGAACCGTTTTAGTAAGCGATATTCAAAAACAAATTCGGAATATTCTCACCAACAACCTGCCGATGGAGGACATAGGAGTGATTTCCATCGCGGGAGAATTCGCGTCCCTCACGACGAGACAGGAATGGAGAGAGCCGTTCGATCCGTTGGTTGCGATGAAGTTGATCTTGAATAACAGTTTTTTTGCATATAATGAAAAGACTCTGCGCGATTTTTACGATCATATCGGCCTTTCGCTCTGCAACAATCAGCCCTTCATCCGTGAAGGTGATTTCGTAATCGTGGTTACTCAGGATTCCAACCAAAAGGTCTTTTTCGAAGTTTGTATTATTCGTGAAATGTATCGGACGCAGATTCGTCCTATGCTGGAACGAGTCGGGACGATCCGGCCTAATTTCAGCAATATGGGTAAATTGAGAATTTCCGGTTTCGATCTGAGCTCGTTAAAGTTGGACCGCAGGAAAGCGATCTTCAATTTGGAGAAGAATCAAGATCCGAGAAGAATCGTCTATATCCTCGATCCGAATATGGACGCGCGTCTTTACGAAGAGTTATCCAAGCAAACCGGCGAAATTCCGAAAGAAACCGCATAAGGTGCGCCCCTTCTCGAACGATGCGTCGTAATCCACCGAAGACGAAGTAGGTTCCTTTTACTTTTAGTTTGCTCGCGGGAAGCGCATAGGGTGGAATACCCTATGCGAAGCTTTGACCAAAGGCTCCGTTATATCCAACCATTTAACTAAAGAATGATCTATTCCTTAAGCGCGAAGAGCGTGGACGAGAATTTTTGCTAACATCCACTTCGGTTATCTTAATGAAATAATTTATTGATTACTTTTTCTTGAATCGTCCCGAAATTGAGTTAAGATGTACGTTTCGTAAATAATTTTTTTCCAGTCTTATCCGTACAATTACGGAGAAAGGATTGCTAAAAGATTCTATGGTACGTGATTCTTTTCCGAAACGCAAATAACGGTATTTATCCAATGAATTCTAATATGAGTAATAGCTCACATACTGTAAATCGGGACCTTCTGGAAAAATTCGAATTCAACTCGGACGTGATTAAAAGTTTCATCAGTCAAAGCGAGATCCCCGTGGACTTTTACAACAAGAACGGTCAGATCTTGATCCATAAAAAATCGGACGCATCCGAAGAGGATGTAACGAGACTTCAGAAATTCGAAAGCCAAGGGATCTATTTTTTGATTTCGGAAAAGGATAAGTTTGCAAAACCGAAAAATCCCGACTCCGTTCACGGCCGCGAAGTTTCGTTTACGAAACTCGTAAACTCCGATCTTACGGTGGCTCTCGCTCGAGAAGCTTCCGATCTTTTGGAAGAACTCAAACATTATCCATTAACAAACCATAATATTCGTTTGGTTCAAAAGGGTATCGACGATATTCTCGTGGACTTTAAGGCGAGTTCGGATATGGAACTCGGTCTTGTGAACGTTATCGAAGTGATGCGGCAAGCGGGTATTAAAGCGGATTCCGAAATGATGACCAAACGAACCGTGATTTCGATGGCTATGAAACTCAGAGGGATGAAGGCGCTCAGCAAAACCGATAACGATATCCAAAAAACGAAACAGTTAAACGTTATGCTCGCTTCCTTTATGGTGGATATCGGAAAATCCAGAATGAAACTTCCGAATCATCCCGATCTTCGTCCCGAAGAATTCGATTATATCAAAAATCATCCGATTATCAGCTATTTGATGATCGGAAATCTCAACGGAATCGATTCGGACGTCAAGGCCGCCGTTCTCAACAGCCACAGAACGTTCCGGGGAGAAGGTCTAAACAACAATTATCCTTCTTCCAACGTGATTCTCCGGAGGCTGACCGAATACCTCCAGAAATACAAAGACGATAAGTCGAAACAGATTCTTATCGAAGACATTCAAAAACAGATTCACCATATTCTCAGCAACTCGTATACGGACGAGGATCCAGGAATCATTTCCATTTCCGGAGAATTCGCTTCGCTCAGTTCGGATCAGGATTGGCGTCCGGCGTACGACGCTCTTACTTCCATGAAGTTGATTTTGAACAACAGCTTTTTCTCATATAACGAAAAGATCGTACGGGACTTTTTCGATTTGATGGCGCTGAGCCTTTGTGAAAACCGAAGCGTTCTCAACCCGGGCGATTATATCATCGTCGTTTCGATGGATTCTCAAAAAAAGGTTCACTTTGAAACGTGCGTGATTAAGGAAATTTTCAGACATCAGACGAGACCGCTTCTCGAAAGAATCGGAACGATTCGCCCGATCATCACGAATAAAGGTAAAATCAAAATCGAAGGTTACGATCCGCAATCCTTCCGCCAAGACAAACGAAAAGCGGTGTTCGATTTGAACAACAGCATGGACCCGAGAAGAGTGATCTATATCATCGATCCGGAATTGGAACCGAACCTCTATGAAAAAGTGGATCAGAGTTTCCGGGGAACGGCGCCGCGTTCTGTCGCTTAAGTCCGCATAAGAAAACCAAAGGATTCTTTTAGAAACGCGCTTTATCCCTGGGCTTTACCTTGTTTTCTTGGTATTATGCCTTCCAGTTGGGGAAAAGTTTTTAAAGTCAGCACGTTTGGAGAATCCCACGGTGAATCCGTCGGGGTCGTCGTTGAAGGAGTTCCTGCGGGAATTCCCATTCGCTTAGAAGAAATTCAAAAAGATCTAAACCGAAGAAGACCGGGCCAAAGCGATCTTACAACTCCTCGAGACGAAACCGATACGGTTCGAGTCGTATCGGGGGTTTTTGAAGGAAAAACGATCGGTTCTCCGATCGCCTTGATCGTGGACAACAAAAACACGATCTCCAAAGATTACGAAAATTTACGAACTACATTCCGACCTTCTCATGCGGATTACACCTATCAGGTGAAATACGGTTTTCGCGCTCACGTGGGCGGCGGTCGTTCTTCCGTCCGCGAAACGATCGGTCGTGTCGCAGCAGCCGCGATCGCAAGAATGATACTCAAAGACGATTTAGGAATCGAAACGGTAGCCTGGGTGGATTCCATCGGCACGGTTCAATCCAAGATAGGAGAAAAATATCCCAAGTCCAGGGAAGAAGTCGATCAAAACGAAGTACGTTGTCCGGACGCGGCCAGCGCCGACGAAATGCGTTCTTTAATTCTCAAGATGAAAGAAGCCGGGGACAGCGTCGGAGGAACGATCAAGTGCGTGTCTTACAACCTTCCTCCCGGTCTGGGCGATCCCGTTTATGACAAATTAGACGGAGATCTCGCAAAGGCGATTCTTTCCATTCCTGCTTGCAAAGGTTTTGAAGTCGGTTCCGGATTTTCGGGAACCCTTTTGACCGGAAGCTCGCATAACGATGAATTCTACGTGGAGGAAAAAACCGGAAGAGTGAGAACCAAGACGAACAACTCCGGCGGTCTTCAGGGCGGAATTTCAAACGGAGAAGAACTCGTTATCCGAGCGGCGTTCAAACCTACTTCTACGATTTTTAAAAAACAGAATACGGTAACTCTGAAAGGAGAGGAAACCACTCTGGAAGCAAAGGGCCGTCACGATCCTTGCGTTCTTCCGAGAGCGGTTCCAATCATCGAGGCTGTGGTCAACTTGGTTTTGGTCGATGCGTATCTCTATCAAAGAGCGATCAACCCTTTGTGGTTTCAGAAGTGGGCGCAAGTTCCCGATTATTACAAGGACTTAGAGCTTTAAGAATCAGTCTCAAAATCGGCGTTCGTGGAAGTTTTTAGAAACGGGTTGCCAGAATGAGAATGGTACGTTTCTATAGAATTGTTTCCCAGTACCGGGTTTAATCAAAAGGATGATTCCATGGTAAAAATCAAGATCGACGGAATCGAGTATGAGGTGGATGAAAAAAAGAACCTCATATCAGCGGCTAAAGATGTCGGAATCGATATTCCTTTCTTCTGTTATCACCCAAAACTTTCCATCGTAGGAATGTGCAGAATGTGCCTCATCGAAATCGAAGGGGTTCCTCGACTTCAGGCCGCCTGCAATACCAAGGTTACGGAAGGCCTCTCCATTTTCACGAAAAACGATCGAATCAAAGAGGCGCGCGAAGGAACGATGGAATTCCTTTTGGCAAATCACCCTCTGGATTGCCCCGTCTGCGATAAAGCCGGAGAATGCCAACTCCAAGACAACGCCTTCCAGGAAGGGAAAGGAAATTCCCGATTTACATTAGAAAAACGGAATGTTCCTCAGGAAGAAATCGGCACGAACTTAATCATCAATCATAATCGTTGTATCGTTTGTTACCGCTGCGTCCGTTTCGAAGAGGAGATCGTGGGAGAATCCAATCTCGGTCTTTTCGAAAGAGGCTATCATTCCATCATCGGACTTGCAAAGAACGAACCGATCCAACACAACTTTCAAGGAGCGCTTGCGGATCTTTGTCCGACCGGCGCGCTTCTCAATAACAAGACCTTATTCAAATCGAGAGTTTGGTGGTATAAAAACGCGGAATCGATCTGTCACGGATGCAGCACCGGTTGCAACGTCACCACGAACGTGCGAGACAATAAAATGTATCGTTATATGCCCCGCATCGACGAGGAGAAAGATATGTATTTCCTCTGCGACAAAGGACGTTTCGACATCGATTGGCTGAACGAAAACCGTCTATTCGCTTATTATCAAAACGGGAAGGCTTCCGAAAGTACGGTCGTATTGCCTGCGATCGCGGATAAAATCAGACAATCGAACAAAATTGCGGTTCTCGGCGGTGCCAAAGAATCCAACGAAAATCTGAAAGCGATCCTGCAAAGCGTGGAATCTTTCGGAAAATCGGTTATCGTAGAAGCGAGGGTCGATGCGGTTCAATACAAGGCGCCCGAACAAAAAGACTTTTTAATGACCACGGATTTACGGCAAAACACGAAAGGCGCGGTGGACGCGGGGTTCGTTTCTTCTCAAGGAATCGAATCGATCCGTAAATCGATCGAATCGGGAGAAATCGATTTGGTTTTCGTCATTCAGGAAAATCGGAAAGAATTCTTACCAACCGTTTCTTCCAACACGACGCTTGTGGTTTTGGAAACGAATGGAACGCAGGACGTAGCGGACGCTTCGTATGGAGTTCCGATTCAAACGTTTGCGGAGCAAGCCGGTTCGTTTACGAACAAGAACGGATTGAATCAACGTTTTCAAAAAGCGATGGAACCGCCGAAAGGTTTATTGAGTTCCGGCGCCGTTTTTCAAAGACTCGCGGAGTTGGTAAAAGAATCCGCGGATTCTCGCAAGGAGGTCGGCGTTGGGAACCGTTAACGTAGTACGCGTCGCGAGCCGTCATAAACTTTCCTGGTATGAAAAGTTTTATTTTTATTCGATCGGAAAGGGTCTTTGGATCACACTCAAACACTTTATCAAAGCCGCGATTTTAAGAAGAGCAGTGACGATCGAATTTCCGGAAAAGAAAAGAAAGTATTCCACGCGCTTTCGCGGAATGCACACGATGAAGCGCGACGAACAAGGCCGCGAAAGATGCACGAGCTGTTTTTGTTGTATGTGGATTTGTCCCGCGGATGCGATTTATATCGAAGCGGGAGAAGTTACTCCCGAGATTCAACATCTTCATCCGGAAGATAAATACGCGAAGAAGTTCGAGATCGATTTGTTGCGTTGTATTTTTTGCGGAATGTGCGAGGAAGCTTGTCCGAAGGGCGCGATCTACTTGGATGGCCCCGGTGAGATGGCGACCGATAACAGAGAGGACTTGATTCTTACCAAAGAAAGAATGATGCAGCTCGTAGGCGGGCCGATCATCGGCGAAAGAAAATAAAAAATCTCAGATGCAAAGGCAGACGATCTCTTTGTAAGAACGTCTGCCTATAAAATTCTTCAGCTAACTTTTTGATTCAGATATTGATTCTGCCTCGCGATTTCCAATTTAGATTCCAAAAATGAAACCGCCGAATCGATATCGTCGTTGGAAATTCCCGGATATTCCCGTAAAATTCCCTTTCTCGACATTCCCGCTAAAAGCAGATCTAATATTTCTAAAACGCGAACCCCAGTTCCCTT
Proteins encoded:
- a CDS encoding sigma-54-dependent Fis family transcriptional regulator; translated protein: MNSTLDPDKLLDLILERCIQICEVGSGSLMLINEKENVLDIVTFRGMNPSIRTKVKLKVGEGITGIVAASGEGMIVSDVTANPHYISIKDDIMSELAVPMIVEDVVIGVISLDSSRKGAFNDEHLEIISTLANQAAQIFKNLQIFRQLEQKNKIQQVLIDISRTVTSTLVLQEIFEDIMDRLEKSLNLERGSIVLFEPEKAILKLEAASGLTAEEMEKGVYLPGEGITGKVFETGEPIIVESIANDENFLNRVGNAAHFKNNPENVSFLAAPIKSDTDVLGVVSVYFVHKKYIDLKTYLDFLQVVASVIYQAIRIQKLIDEEKREISRENVLLKRELKNKYKFGSLIGKSKPMEKLFEMIHLVSDSRASVLITGESGTGKEMIASAIHYNSSRADKPFIKINCAAIPENLLESELFGHKKGSFTGAVADKKGKFEMADTGTIFLDEIGEMDLNLQSKLLRVLQEKEIEAVGSVKPKKIDVRIIAATNANLEELITEKKFRPDLFYRLNVVNMVTPPLRERADDIPLLINHFIAKYAEENGKKITGITREAHKLLMNYSWPGNVRELENVIERAVVLSQLEMLDIQDFSEINGRLLYGDEEFDPESGDSETSVEIANSRFSSSHLDALDGRAIEVVVGEVEARLIKYAMKKFKYTKTRVAKFLGINRNTLDKKIKDLKIDY
- a CDS encoding ACT domain-containing protein yields the protein MVHFHYKENDGLYTVTLKTSETAPGTLHKMVKTMFFMGWEIVSGDIETIEENGQLFSYDVFTLKSDETDSKIKASKLGILMSSVFTEDSALEEIIHHSSEIDLRNTYHLSADSKLEFEDIESGTKTKFTLEAPDRKGLLYFVTGVLKENGINIHSATIRTDRTGNRALDTFILTDAKGAGFAGSSLEDRISRNILEISLNSSWK
- a CDS encoding SET domain-containing protein; this translates as MLLVPTYIDNSPIGGFGLFAGRDIQKGELIWKYHPKTVWVLTDQELNSLPPSVQEMFRTYSYQTNGNWYYCSDNSKFMNHSDDPNTKEDFTGDETNPMGQDSATRLILKGEELTCNYKLFDDNWTIKLGSAS
- a CDS encoding DUF3095 domain-containing protein encodes the protein MIETADKKQTLNTHNFYKYLPALSSFQEIIEPSNYFTVPDDWNLVITDVVNSTDAIRNGNYKDVNIAGGVTAMAVSNLMGDMDYPFLFGGDGMTLLLPDSVLPGVKDILFSIRELVKNNFGLKLRAGIVNVGELKRNGKELKLCKLKISDFYNQAILTGNALEAAERFVKNDDSTNPYIIPLGHKTKIKPDFTGFTCRWQDIPSHRGETVSFIIKTNSPTVAGDQELLKIILDKINVLLGNDSEIHPLKEEDIKVDFSGKYFDKEATVHAGNRKGFFHFLRMLKIKIEGFAVNLAINTQWKFGPKVNGMELRELRKSQVIASDFRKYDGTLKMVVACDSNSRELFLKFLEDLHREGKLFYGFHVSDRALMTCALHEGSVREVHFVDSADGGYALAAVQLKEQIKNSRS
- a CDS encoding c-di-GMP phosphodiesterase — its product is MDAQKDLQKFDFTEEIIQHFKINSVIPVDFYNKNGQILIHKKESANGEDITKLLKFESQGIYFLKSEFEKISGGKQNAGPNSVNGREVSFAKLVNSELTVDLAKNASTFLSELKKFPLNGSQVRHLNKSIDGILEDFKSTPDMENGLVNIIEVMSSAGVPMDSEMLTKRTVISMAMKVRAGKAFTKVDMEQKKMDQMNLMMSSYLADIGYTQMKIPVQKDLKTEEFEYIKNHPIISYLMVANLPDLDDNIKTLVLNHHRPHKGEGMNNNYPQPKTLVQKLNVYKDKYKDDPKRTVLVSDIQKQIRNILTNNLPMEDIGVISIAGEFASLTTRQEWREPFDPLVAMKLILNNSFFAYNEKTLRDFYDHIGLSLCNNQPFIREGDFVIVVTQDSNQKVFFEVCIIREMYRTQIRPMLERVGTIRPNFSNMGKLRISGFDLSSLKLDRRKAIFNLEKNQDPRRIVYILDPNMDARLYEELSKQTGEIPKETA
- a CDS encoding ABC transporter ATP-binding protein — encoded protein: MKRPLEYNPELIQKSDPLPLEKEKGSAKKWKAPNPKKEKPSSETEGAPGLLIFGLFRFVKKYKGRIFVIIGLLCFEIGFYASIPFSFKYLIDEALINRNQSALYWIGAYLAIGTITFAILGTVRDYLYNWASARIIQDLRLQMYEHLDRLSLDFFSNNKLGDILSRFFNDLASLEHALLAFIPWGLGPLLEAIFGTILLFLLDWKLALIALLIWPISFLGPGFLSRKSTEISYTRKLEEAQVLSLVEESISAQNLIRAYDLGDYFFTRFKNNCEKLFQVSLRLGLTNSYLERSAGSGILLLQGILLLVGTTFAYHNALSIGTLAAFLPPFLNLSYSLLYLSQYLPALNHASGSAKRILELLRAPVFESDPEESSIPELKEAIHFENVHFRYKGRSKNLSDISLTIPKGSYTAIVGGSGVGKSTFIKLLLGMVQPNEGRILFDGTDLNSLSRSSVRSLVGVVFQETFLFNTTIFENIRIGKPSATLEEVIEAAKRAEIHEMILSLPMGYETNAGDRGTKLSGGERQRIAIARAFLRNPQILLLDEATSSLDPVTEARIMKTLSLLREGRTVISVTHRLSTIREADQVFQMRNGKLERFSVPEPEQQAMVL